ACGTTGGCTGGCGGATCGACTACTGGCTGGCATCTGCCGCAATCGCACCGCATGTACAAAACCCAGCAATTCACGCCAAACAAATGGGTAGCGATCACTGCCCGGTGAGCATTGAATTTATATAAACTTATCCCCTTAAATATTATCCTTTTCTAAGAAATAAACCTTTATTTGGTAATTCAGGAGCAATAAAAGCACAAGAAGTACGTACCAGGCTCACTACCTTTGCGACACATTTATTAGCAGCTATGCCAATCCAATAGATCAAGCGGATAATTTCCATTAATGCTTGAGTGCCGCCTGAACTGGTTGTAGTATGCGAGATACCAATAAATCCTTTCCGGCACAATTGATGCACGTATGTTTGGAGATAAGCATTCCTCTTGGATAGTACGATTGAATCTCTCAATATGGGCATTGTCATTACTCTTGCGCACTCTGGAATGGCGCAAGGCAATCCCTTTAGAATTCAGTTGATCGTGAAACCATTTACCAAACTCTGGCCCGTTGTCGGTTTGTAGCATCGCCAGCGAGATACCGAGATAATCTTGTCCGCGCATAACAAAATGAAAGCTCGCCCGCTGATTGCATTTGGGAGAATACTCAGCATAGGCAGCACGCGAAAAGAGATCTATGAGTGTATAGACATAAAAGCGCCCGCCATCTCTTTGCACGAAATGAATAGTATCCGCCTGCACTAAGTCTCCTGGTTTATTAGCTAGCGGGCGCGGTATATAAGGCCGATGCCGTTTCCACTTGCTTATAGGTTTTTGTGAGACCTTGGCGCCGCAAGGTACGCTTAACGCTACTGAGTGATACCGCTACGCCGCGCTCTTGCAGCTCAAGATGAATAAAATACGCACCGCGGCCGCTCCGCTGTCTTTCTGTTACAATAGCCGCAACTATCTCGTCTGGCAATGTATGAGGATGATGCCGCGGCGCTGAAGACAAGGTCGGTATATGAGCATTCCATGCTAAGTCTAGGGTCTTAGCTTTTTCTATCCATCGATACAGCGTCGTCCGGTGTACGCCGCTCCGGCGGGCAGCTTCAGCGACACTCATGCCTTGGCGTATGACCAGATCTACTGCCGCTCGTCTAGCCTTTGGAGCGTAAGGATTGTTAGAATAAGCCATAGCAGACTACTCCTTTCTGATTAGGTGGTACTAATCTAGTGTAGGATAGTCTGCTTTTTTAGGCAGAGGATGTTGCGAAGGTAGTGAGCCTTTACGAAAGTATTGACTTTTATTCGTAAACGTGCTATTATATGAACTAGCCTTAAGTGATGGCACAACCATCATTTAAGCACACTCTCGGTTGAGCCAGATGCTCCCGAGAGCCTGAGGTACCAAAAGTTGGTATCTCAAAAAGAAAGGGGATGTCCGATGGATATCCTTATCGTCCTCGTTGTTATTTCCGCTCTTCTCTTTATGTGGGATAGGATTACCTCTCCCACCAGGGAAGAAAGGGAGACGCATACGCGCCTCCGGGAGGCAGAAAGGAGGGACACTGTTCCCGAGGAGTGGTAGTCTTTACCACTCTTCGGGGAACGGGGTTACCCGCTCGTTCTTGAGCGGGTAGCCCCCCGCGACAAATAATCTTCTCTGAGATTTTTGTCGCACCACCCCGCACAGCCAGTGCGGGGTATTTCCTTTGTAGGCTTTTATGGATTAGAATTCGCTGTCGCTATAGTTATATATACGCTCGGTAAGCGGTATGCTGTTTAAGCATGCTGCTATTTCGGTTTCAAAACCTTTATACTTTTTCGGTTCTAACATCATATCTTCAAGCGTACGCCATGCGTTATGTCCGCCATCAAATTCAACTTGCAATTTACCGCTAAACCGATCGCAGAACATTAGCTGGAATAATTTATCTTCAATGATTTCGCCTGTCTCTTGATGGCGTACGCGTTCATGGTATATACCGCGATATTCAAATGTACCAGTTAGTCCAGTTTCTTCTTTTAGCTCGCGCGTAGCAGCGTCTAGCAGTGTTTCGCCCCAACGTACCTTGCCGGTTGGCGCGCCCCAAAAGCCGAAGTAGGGGTGTTTCAGTCGTTTCTGTAATAGATATTCTACCATATGCGTTTTGGGATTATACTGTTCAACTACAAGCAGTACGGCAACTTTCGGCTGCCGTTCAATCACGCCGGCATCGGTATCAAGTTTGTTAGCGTATTCTTTGCCTATTACGCTGAGTTGGTATGCATTACCAATTTTGTTGATATAGCCTAGTTTGACTAGTTGTTTGATGTGAAATTTTACATGATCACTTTCTAGTCCACTGGCTTTTTGCAGCTCCGCGAAGCGTGCTGCTGGCATAAATAGCAGCTCCCGCAGAATCTTGATCTGCGCTGAGTGAAGTCCTTCTCCGCACCTCATCACTCTCCTCCATCTTCATCATATTTCATTACTCACACTGTAACGTATATCTTACTGTGATACTAGGGAAGTTAGTTTCCGGTAAGTGTAATAGTTATAATTATAAATTTTAATATTATGACATAATTTTAGTAAAAAGTATTGACTTTAACATCCTTATATGATATATATGTATATTAGCCTTTTTGATAGCACCAGCTATCATAGGCGCTTCGTCTTCAAGTCAGACACTTGAAGGCTTGAGGTGCCAAAGGCTGGCACCTCATACAACAAGAAAGGAAGAGCCGTGAGCTCTTTTCTTGACACTATCTCCATCTTCATTGTTTTTGCACCGTGGCTTCTCGGAGCCACGGTCAACAAGGCCTTTGAGAGTGATAGGTGGCGAGACGTCGCTACCTGTATCGCTGTAATTGCCGCCTTGACGGTGGTGTTTACCTTCCAAGCGTGTGTCTGGAGGGCAAACGACTGGGATTTCGTATCCCAAACTATGGCGATAGTAATAGACACCGCAGTGCTGTTCCCCGGAGTGGCATTCTTTGTTATGATGCCATTCATGATAGAGGAGGATGAGAAGAAAGACTAGGTGCCTTCGCGCCCAGCTGGTGGGTGCAAAATAAAACAAACCAGCAAAATCGTCTGAGATCCAGGCGTCCCCGCACGGGTTACTCGTGCGGGGTTATTTCTTTTTGGAGTCAGGATTGGATGTAGCGTCTGACGTGCATGATACGTCATCCATACCGCGCTCAATCTTTAAACCAGCGCGCCCAGCAATAATATACTGCACAACCGCCGCAGCTGCTACGATCGCTACGCCAGGCCACAGTAGCGCCGCATTTGGCGCAGTGAAGTCAAAGAAGCGTCGCAGTGGAACAATCACAAACCCAGCAATCGCCACCACCGCGACTGCAGCCAAGTACAGCGCACGCGCCAATTTCGCGCGGTTATCAAGCGTAACACCAAGCATAATTCCCGCTAAAAACACCAAATATACACCAAAAAATGTTGCGATGAGCACTGTCATTGTGGCAGCCTGCGGCGGCTGGACACCAGGCGTTTTTAGCATAATCCAGTATACAGCCGCAATTGTTAAGCCTGTGAGGATAGCGATCGGCGCAACCGCCCGTAGTGTATCGCGCCAAAAACCACGCGGATCCACACGATGTGCGGGCGAAGGCGGAAACAGCGTCCACATAATTGTTGGCATCGTCACGAGAAAGATGTTTAAGAATGTCACGTGGCGCGGCGCATATGGATAGACAACGCCAAGCACGATCGTCGAAAATAGCAGCACGACGCCGTAGATAATCTTATGGAAGAAGAGAATCGCGATGATTTCAATCGCCTGAATGATCCGATTGCCTAGCTGCATGCCAGCCGGCAGCGACGTAAACGAGTTGTTCAGTAGGATCAGGTCGGCAACGCGGCGGCTAGCAGGCGCACCAGCACGCATAGCGACACCAAGATCGGCTTGCTTAAGCGCAAGCGCATCATTTACGCCGTCGCCAACCATACCAGTGAATTTACCCTGGTTGCGAAAATGGGCAATCAGACGCTCTTTCTGCTCCGGTAAGACGCGCGCAAAGATCGTATGCTCGTCGGCAGCACGCATAAAGGCTTCTCTGCTTAATTTCGCTAGTTCGGCGCCGGTGATTGATTTTTCGGGGTTATGAATGCCCGCCGCCCGCGCAATATACTGCACCGTGCGCGGATTATCGCCGCTAATCACACGAATCGACACGCCATGCCCTTGCAAAAAACGTACGGTATCCTGTACGCCGTCGCGCAAGCTATTGCGCAGTATAACGATTCCAAGCGGTTTGCCCGAACCGCGCGCAAGGTTTTTAAGCGGCGTTTTTGCGTCGGAAAATCCAGCAAGCAGCAATACGCGCATGCCGCGCAACACCCACGAGTCAATTTGCTTAGACTGTGTCTCATTCAATGGCGCAAGTTTCGCTACAAATTCCGGCGCCCCCATAACAAGCGTACGCGTCTTGCCGCTTATTACCGCGCGGACGCCTGCTAGTTTGCGCGCCGATGAGAAGGCGAGTACGCCGGTAATATTCGCATCAAGCGGCGGATTAGCCGCCGCCAGAATTGCTGCCGCCGTAATATTACCGCCGCCTGTTTCACGCGCCACCAGTGCTGCTAGGCGAGCAACATCAGTATGCGCGTTAAACGATTCGCACGACTCTAATGTTACTTCATCACTCGTTAGCGTGCCAGTTTTATCGACACAGAGCACGCCAAGGAGCGCCATCGCCTCAATTGCCGATAACTTTTGCGGCAACACCTTTGCCTGCGCCAAATGCAGCGACCCAAACGCTAGCAGCAGGGAACTCGCGAGCAATAGCCCCTCAGGGATCACTGTCACCGATGCAACGGTAATTGTTTTTAAAATCTGTATCGAATCAAATCCAGAAAAATAATAACTCACAAAAATTAACAGCGATAGCACAATTGCACCGTATGTCAAAAAAGTAATCGCTGTTTGGATTGCGCGCTGCAATGGCGTAAGCGCCGGCGTGTAACGCTTCAATACCGCACTGATCGCGCCAGCACGCGTATCTGCCCCAAGCGCCCGCACAGTAACGACACCATCGCCCGCCGTTACGACAGTTGCAGCGTATACGCGGTCATGCGCTGATTTCTCAACGGCCGCCGATTCACCGGTCAGCATACTCTCGTCTAATTCTAGCCCGTGCGACCGTACCACGTCGCCGTCTGCCGGCAGTTCATCGCCCGCGCGAATGTGTAGTATGTCTCCTAACCGCAATTTATCATACGAAATCTCAACGATTTTGCCCTTACGCTCCACGCGCGCAATCGGCGCATTCATTAATTCCAGCTTTTTCAGTACGCGTTTGGCGCGAATTTCCTGCACGACACCAATTACCGTATTAATAGAAATCACTACCGACATAAACCATGCATCGCGATACTCGCGCACGTAGAGCAGCGCGCCCGCCAATACAAAAACCGCCAGTACGACGGGCGAAAGCACATTCCGTTTTATAATTTCCAGATAATCGCGCATCAGTTGGTCAAGATCCTCCGGTACGCTAGCTTCACCGCCGGACGCCAACCGGTACGCGCATCGTGGTCGGCGCAATAAATCATATCATTTTTCACCTCGTTGATAATGAGAAGTGCCGGGCAATACGGTGCAAGCGTACGATAATACCGCAAGTCATCCGGCTGAATATCGCGGCGACCTGGATAAATAGCGACGAATTTACGCCGTGCAACATCGTCAAAGTACATTGGACGACCCCGCGGCGGCACAAACATCTCCACCCGCACACCCATGCGCGTCGCCATCTTTTTGATATCACCAAGCGTTAAATGCGCCGGGCCTTCAATATAGCAATATAATTGGCGTTTTTTTGACACAAAAAACGTCGCCTGTGCATTCTGTCCGCAATTAAGGCGCTGCACGACAATCGCGTCAACTTCAATCGGCATACCAAACAACTCGTTTGCCGCCCGCTCCAGCGCCAAACTATCAACCAACTGGTCGGATTCCATAGGGTAATTATAGCATAATCGCCGGGGTGTAAATTCGGAGCACACGTATCTTTTTTCAAGAGCGAGAGCTATAGGCATCGTAAAGCTCTCATAGCGGGTAGCCTGCAGCACTCAACATGCGGTACAATAAAATGCAATGACAGCTTTTCATGCGCGCTACAACAAACTTAATGCCGCCCAGCGCGAGGCGGTCGATACAATTGAAGGACCCTTGCTCGTAGTGGCAGGGCCAGGTACAGGTAAAACTGAGCTGCTGAGTATGCGCGTCGCAAATATTCTATATAAAACCGACACGCTGCCGGAAAACATTTTGTGCCTCACGTTTACCGACAGTGGCGCAACAGCAATGCGAGCGCGCCTGGCGCGTATTATCGGGCCTGATGCCTACAAAGTAGCAATTCAAACATTTCATAGTTTTGGCACAGAAACGATCAACCACAACAGCGAATATTTTTACCATGGCGCGGCATTCAAACCGGCTGACGATTTAACAATGCACGCATTCATGACGCAGATTTTCGATGAGCTGCACTATGATAATCCGCTCGCAAGCAAAATGAATGGCGAATACACGCACCTGCGCGACGCTATGCAAGTGATTAGCGAACTAAAGCAGGCAGGCCTGACAGGCAATGAATTGCTGCAGATTATTGCAAGCAACGATGAGACGCTTGACGCAGTTGAAGCGAATGTAGCATCAATTTTCGCAAACAAAATCAGCAAAACAACAATCACGCTCATCGCACCCATCGCAAAGGCGGTCGCCGAGCTGCCGCTGCCGAAATTACCGCCCGCAATTACGCCGCTTGCAAACAATTTGGCACTTAGCTTAGCGCATGCCTTCGATGCCGCGGTTGAATCAGGCAAAACCACGCCAATCACCGCCTGGCGCAACGCCTGGATGGAGAAAGATTCAACCGGCGCGTTTGTGTTTAAGGATCGTAAGCGCCATGCTAAGCTGCGTGCTATGGCGCCAGTATATAACCGCTACCGCGAACTGATGCAGAAAGCGGCGTTATACGATTACGATGACATGATCCTAAGTGTCGTGCAAGCAATTGAGCGATCGTCTGAACTCAAATTCAATCTACAAGAACGCTATCATTATATTCTCGTCGATGAATTTCAGGACACGAATTTAGCACAGCTGCGTATTCTGTTTAACCTCACCGACAGTCCAACAGGCGACGCGCCAAATATTATGGCGGTTGGCGATGACGACCAGGCAATTTACAGCTTTCAAGGTGCGGACGTTGGCAATATTCACCGGTTCCGCGAACGCTATCCAAATTACCGCCATGTCGTACTCACCGAAAACTACCGCTCAGCGCAAACGATCCTTGATGACGCACGCGCCGTTATCACGCAAGCAAACGGACGCTTAGAGACAACGATGGAGATTAACAAGCAATTGACGTCACATACAGCAGAAAGCAAGATGGTTGAGTTGCACGAACATACTACGCCCGCAGACGAACGTGCCTGGATCGCAAAACATATCGCCGAACAGATTGCGCGTGGCACTCGCCCAAGCGACATCGCTGTAATTAGCCGACGGCACCGCGATTTGGTCGAGCTACTGCCATATCTCCATGAGCGAGGCATTGCGGTCAATTACGAACGGCGAGATAACGTGCTAGATGACGAGCGTATCATGGCAATCGAGCTGCTTGCACGCGCTGTTGTCGCTATTGCCGACGGACAACACAGCGAAGCCGACAGCTTACTGCCCGAGCTTGTGTCGCATCCAATGTACGATTTTTCGCCTGAAACAATCTGGAAACTAAGTGTTAACGCCTACCGCAACCACACATCATGGATTAATACCATGCTTGCAACGCCCGCGCTCGCCCCATTTGCAGCGTGGTTGCTGGAGCGAGCAAGGGCAGTCGCGCACGAATCGGTTGAAGAGTTTATCGACGAGCTCATCGGCGTGCCAAACAATAAGAAACGGCAATTTACATCGCCGCTCTACGATCATTATTTCGGTGCAAGCGTACTCGCAAAAAATCCCGAAGCATACCTTGAAGCGCTTGAAGCTCTGCGCACAATCCGCAGCAAACTGCGCGACTATCGCGGCGATCATCTCACTATCGCCGATTTTGTCGACTTTATTGACGGCTACCGACAGCTTGATACGCCGATTACCAGCGTACGCAGCCGCAGCGATACAATCGACGACGCTATCAACCTGATGACCGCCCATAAGTCTAAAGGACTTGAGTTCGACACTGTTTACGTCATTAATTCCATTGATGCACAGTGGGGCGAACGCGTCCGCGGGCGCAGCCGCACTATCAGCTACCCGGAAAATATTACTATCGCGCCGAACGCCGATACCTATGATGAGCGCCTGCGCCTCTACTTCGTCGCCATGACGCGCGCTAAACGCCAGCTGTTTTTAACGTACGCACGCGCCGATCTAAACGGCAAGGATACGCTCGTCGCCAGCTTCCTGACTGGCGTGGACTTACAGCCAATCGTACACCACACGCCGGAGACAGTCGCGCAATTAACCGCACAAGCACAAACTGCGTGGCATGACCGTATCGTTCATA
This portion of the TM7 phylum sp. oral taxon 349 genome encodes:
- a CDS encoding transposase; the protein is MQADTIHFVQRDGGRFYVYTLIDLFSRAAYAEYSPKCNQRASFHFVMRGQDYLGISLAMLQTDNGPEFGKWFHDQLNSKGIALRHSRVRKSNDNAHIERFNRTIQEECLSPNIRASIVPERIYWYLAYYNQFRRHSSINGNYPLDLLDWHSC
- a CDS encoding helix-turn-helix domain-containing protein, with the translated sequence MAYSNNPYAPKARRAAVDLVIRQGMSVAEAARRSGVHRTTLYRWIEKAKTLDLAWNAHIPTLSSAPRHHPHTLPDEIVAAIVTERQRSGRGAYFIHLELQERGVAVSLSSVKRTLRRQGLTKTYKQVETASALYTAPAS
- a CDS encoding NUDIX domain-containing protein; translated protein: MPAARFAELQKASGLESDHVKFHIKQLVKLGYINKIGNAYQLSVIGKEYANKLDTDAGVIERQPKVAVLLVVEQYNPKTHMVEYLLQKRLKHPYFGFWGAPTGKVRWGETLLDAATRELKEETGLTGTFEYRGIYHERVRHQETGEIIEDKLFQLMFCDRFSGKLQVEFDGGHNAWRTLEDMMLEPKKYKGFETEIAACLNSIPLTERIYNYSDSEF
- a CDS encoding HAD-IC family P-type ATPase, yielding MRDYLEIIKRNVLSPVVLAVFVLAGALLYVREYRDAWFMSVVISINTVIGVVQEIRAKRVLKKLELMNAPIARVERKGKIVEISYDKLRLGDILHIRAGDELPADGDVVRSHGLELDESMLTGESAAVEKSAHDRVYAATVVTAGDGVVTVRALGADTRAGAISAVLKRYTPALTPLQRAIQTAITFLTYGAIVLSLLIFVSYYFSGFDSIQILKTITVASVTVIPEGLLLASSLLLAFGSLHLAQAKVLPQKLSAIEAMALLGVLCVDKTGTLTSDEVTLESCESFNAHTDVARLAALVARETGGGNITAAAILAAANPPLDANITGVLAFSSARKLAGVRAVISGKTRTLVMGAPEFVAKLAPLNETQSKQIDSWVLRGMRVLLLAGFSDAKTPLKNLARGSGKPLGIVILRNSLRDGVQDTVRFLQGHGVSIRVISGDNPRTVQYIARAAGIHNPEKSITGAELAKLSREAFMRAADEHTIFARVLPEQKERLIAHFRNQGKFTGMVGDGVNDALALKQADLGVAMRAGAPASRRVADLILLNNSFTSLPAGMQLGNRIIQAIEIIAILFFHKIIYGVVLLFSTIVLGVVYPYAPRHVTFLNIFLVTMPTIMWTLFPPSPAHRVDPRGFWRDTLRAVAPIAILTGLTIAAVYWIMLKTPGVQPPQAATMTVLIATFFGVYLVFLAGIMLGVTLDNRAKLARALYLAAVAVVAIAGFVIVPLRRFFDFTAPNAALLWPGVAIVAAAAVVQYIIAGRAGLKIERGMDDVSCTSDATSNPDSKKK
- a CDS encoding ATP-dependent helicase; its protein translation is MTAFHARYNKLNAAQREAVDTIEGPLLVVAGPGTGKTELLSMRVANILYKTDTLPENILCLTFTDSGATAMRARLARIIGPDAYKVAIQTFHSFGTETINHNSEYFYHGAAFKPADDLTMHAFMTQIFDELHYDNPLASKMNGEYTHLRDAMQVISELKQAGLTGNELLQIIASNDETLDAVEANVASIFANKISKTTITLIAPIAKAVAELPLPKLPPAITPLANNLALSLAHAFDAAVESGKTTPITAWRNAWMEKDSTGAFVFKDRKRHAKLRAMAPVYNRYRELMQKAALYDYDDMILSVVQAIERSSELKFNLQERYHYILVDEFQDTNLAQLRILFNLTDSPTGDAPNIMAVGDDDQAIYSFQGADVGNIHRFRERYPNYRHVVLTENYRSAQTILDDARAVITQANGRLETTMEINKQLTSHTAESKMVELHEHTTPADERAWIAKHIAEQIARGTRPSDIAVISRRHRDLVELLPYLHERGIAVNYERRDNVLDDERIMAIELLARAVVAIADGQHSEADSLLPELVSHPMYDFSPETIWKLSVNAYRNHTSWINTMLATPALAPFAAWLLERARAVAHESVEEFIDELIGVPNNKKRQFTSPLYDHYFGASVLAKNPEAYLEALEALRTIRSKLRDYRGDHLTIADFVDFIDGYRQLDTPITSVRSRSDTIDDAINLMTAHKSKGLEFDTVYVINSIDAQWGERVRGRSRTISYPENITIAPNADTYDERLRLYFVAMTRAKRQLFLTYARADLNGKDTLVASFLTGVDLQPIVHHTPETVAQLTAQAQTAWHDRIVHKPTTSMKALLAPILEQYKLSATHLNNFIDISHGGPQGFLMNNLLRFPRAKTVSASFGTAIHAALQRAHTHLSATGERRPAEDVIGDFVRELHDQRLSIDEFNHYAKRGTDALSKFLHTEYDSFTPAQKAELNFASQGVTLDGARLTGSLDLVDINDNHIFVTDYKTGKPSTSWTGRGDYEKIKLHKYRQQLMFYQLLCQHSRDYAGYKFDGAILQFVEPDSHGNIHSLDQTFSAEELAQFAILIAAVWRCIITLELPDASDYSADYKGMLQFEKDLIAGNEVSAQD